DNA sequence from the Glycine soja cultivar W05 chromosome 18, ASM419377v2, whole genome shotgun sequence genome:
TTGTATAGAACATTAGTTAGCTCCACTAAATTATCAACAATTAAAAGGGTACCAGCCAACCAATTAAACTTACTTTTGGGGATAAAGAAAATTTGTtagaaaagaaagcatacagAAGTAGAGGTTTCCCCTAAAACCATCAGAAGCAAAGTGCCAAGAGGACATggggaaaaaataattacaggCTCCAGAAGAATTTTAGACACATACAAATTTCAAACTTCCAAactaaatatttcaaaacaatGGAACTACTTTAAACCCCAATTCTGAACATCACAGATACCAGTACTACTGTCATCAGCAGTTCTAAGATTAGACTTCTACCATTTAAGGAACcttatttgatatatttaaaactaGGATCTACTTGAAGTTTAAGCATATCCATATTCATACTGAGTACTGACAAAGCCACAATAGAATATTTACTAGAAAATAGAAATGCAAAATCATAATCATTATTAAGATGAAGGGAGATGATATTACGGATAAACCATCTTCTGCACTGTTGGGTCCTCCATCATTTTCTCCAAAGCGTCCACTGACAAGACTGATTTTTctatccaaaaataaataatggcaTGTTTACGACATTTGATTAACCCATAATGCAGCTCATTGAAGGAAACATTGAAAGAACAATAATTGTAAAACCTATATATATTTCATGACAACAAACAAcgtttaaattgatttaaaccAGTAGTATGAATGTGATTAGAAAACAATGATGTATGAAACTAGTCATATTTGATTTATGACATCATTTCAATCCAAGTACTGAAGTATTTAATCAGAGTCAAAAAGTAATTGATAGTTGACAAGAAAAACTTCaaagttaaaaagtaaaattacaaAGACATATGAAGTGCACATGATCCATGATAAACTCAGCAATGAAAAcaagattaaatttaatatcataatGACAACAAGTACAACTCATCTATTTGGCAGGACTGATCTAAAAGACTAAAACCATGTCATGTCAATGCATTTCCTAGAAATTGAGACTTGAGTAGATGCATCACATTGCATGGGGTTTTCCACCTATAAAGCcgaattgtaaatattttcaatttcaacagACTCTACTTAGTACTTACTTGTAGATTGAGAACCAGGAAAATCACCAAAACCTTGGTTAGAGGGGGCTCCATTTTGAGAAACCTTCAATAAATGCATACATATTAAGAACAACACAAGTCACTGAGTTTCTTTACCTAAAAACATGTATCTTAAAAACTCACTTCATCTGGAACCCGAGCTTCCTTGACggaacttgattcatcatcttTAAAACTTTCAAAAGGACTCTCCTGCACAGTTTCTTCTGGAGAAACATCTACAAAAGCTGTAATggaaaattttaagaattttaacaaGAAAAGACTCAACTTATACACAAATATAAAGCCGACATCAGATAGCATCTCTGCTACTTATAAAGATAATTCCCTGAATGTTTTCCATCTTCAACTTTGTagcaaaaaattttaatttttttttaccttgattgattttttttaaaattaattaataaaggaAATCTAGTaatcaatattattaattatttaattaataacatttatttaatcAACCTGAAACCACATACATCTCCTAGCGGACACATTACCTCACCATTTATAAATTTCACAAGTAGTAAGTCTCATCTAACAAGAAAGAAATAGGATTGCTAAGAAGAGATTCTACGTTTAAGTTACCAATTTTTTTGGGTTCATTCTTTACTTCGACTTCATCTTTAACATTAGTAGTTGGAGCAACTTCTACTTTTGCTGCAGGTATATCTACTGTGATAGTGGATTGAGATGCACTAGATGCTGAAGGTGCTCGAGATTGAGTAGTTGCAGAACTAGCAGGTGCAGTGGGCCCTGCTGCTGTAGGCATTGGAAAGGGAAAAGGAGATCCCGGAGAAAAGGCAGCATTGCCAAATTGGTTATTTTGTGAATTCATCTGGCCCATCATGGTCTTGAAAGCTTGTTGCATTGCATAtttctaaaagaaaatcaaaagaaaaaagtttaaaatatgtaaaatgttCAGGGTTAGCTCTTGTAATTCTACAATGAAACTAGTCAAAATCCATGAAAATTAAGGTTAGACAGAGCATCTACTACAACTGACAAAGTGATAGCACTGGGACTCTGGAAGCATGGATCAAGAAGCTAAGATTAagcccaaaaataaaattttgcaagtttagGCTATTACTAGGCATACATGAATTAACTTGTAAGACTTTCTTTGTAGGCTTAATCTCAGCCTCTTGATGCATGCTCCCAGTCCTTTCACAAACAATAGAAAATGCCATCACAAACAATACCCAAATTCTCATAAAGATAAATCAAAATCTCAAATTCAATAAAACTCTCAGAATGCTATATGATTTGAGTAGTCTCATTCAAACAACGTACTATCCAAACAAAATTAACAGATAAAAGAGGTGAGTTGGGCGGTTTACTTAAGTTCCTAAAAATAGATACAGCCAATCTGCATgatttgtgtatttctatttcTAGAGTGTCGACAGCAATATGCCGGTGGATATGTGCCTTCAACTTCCAAGTAATTTCATAAGAAATCCCatcgtaaaaattaaaaactatactAGAAAAGAATGCACAGACACTTATAAAACAATTGTTGGAGTGGTGTTTGGTACTTCAGATACTCAGAGTGCACAAGCTTATAACCATGACTTGCAAAATTTCCTACATCTTATACCCCATATTTACAGTAGAGCTCAAAGAATACACCAGCTTATTGCCTAACACCCATGACTAGCAAAATTTCTTACACCCATAATTACAGTGGAACTCAAAGAATGAACCAGCTTATATCAATGCCTTGCAATAAAGTGGCATTCACCTTTAATCTTGAAGCTACCTgcaaaaaaacacaatttattAAACATACATCAAAGATAAACTCATTATCAGTGTATGTAAGGTAGATCTGTGATTATGGTTCTCAGTTCTCACCACTGAAAACAGTGCAGAAAGCCCAACACCAACACCAATCCAGAAGAGAGGTGACCCTCTAGAATATAGTAAATAGGACCAATAAGAATGTGAACTAATAAGCAATAGATATCAAcaaatttaaatcaataaagTATCGATCAACCACCCCCACCCCCAGTAGTTAGTAGTTACCcattataaaaatatgacaatttttttttaagaaaattaatatgccaaagaaaaaaaagagtaaatgatTACATAGTTGAAGATGGTGATAATTGTGGGTTAACTCCAGTTGACGTCGCTTCTTGAGTATTCGAAGAAGAAATACTAGCAAAATGCTTTACTATCAGCTTCTCCTGCACTGTATTCCCAGCATGCATTACTTGGGCATCTTAAGAGATGAGTGAAAAATATTGACAGATATTCAACTTGTACAACAAGTAAGCACTCATTAACCACAAAAGAAGAGAAGTAACTACACACGATAAATATGCATTGCCGAAATGGATTCAAAATACACACATATATGCAATAGATTTTTAACCATGGATTCAAAATGCTATCAACCACAATCGACCTTGAGCATAACCTTGCTCCAAAATTCACAATCCGCTCCTTCCACAAACACTATACACTAATTGCAAAAACGCTTTGGTGATTTATCAAAAGTTAGGGCCTGTTTGTTAGtactttcttaagaaaaaagtGCTTCACCATAGAAACACTTATCTTAACACGTTTAGAAGCCAAAATcacaaaggaaacaaaaaagttTTAAACTTTTCTAGAAATTCAGAAAGAGTGGCTTGCAAAACAAAGGTCACGTGATAAAAAGTACGTTTTTTCATTAACTGCTTATCCAAACACTCCTATAAACCCTTAAAAATGTCAACATAGGGTATTCATGGCTCTAGTCCAATAACAAAAGAACCAACATGTTCAATTCAGATTCTTCTTTAAGTTTTAGAAcaatgatgaagaaaaaaaaaaaacacagcaTGAGCATCATTAGACCTATCAATTCACCTTCAACTTCAAAACACACATTTCATGTAATTGAATCCATAAGAATCCAGTGATTCAGTGAATATTTTTCCTACCAGGCATAAattctaacaaaattataatgcccCACACACATAGAAAGAgaataatcaacaaaaaaaaaaaaaaagaagttacaaACTGAATACCAGATTTCGGATTACGATGGGAGGAAGAGAGTGCAGAAACACGGAATCTGCAACGATGAGGAGCAATTAAGACCCTCCCAAAAGAGAAGTGCTTTCTTCTGAAAACGTCTCTGGATGTGGCGTCTATTGCAGGAACATGTCCCAACATCAAAGGCTTTGGGGAAGACACAAGGGCCAAGTTAAGCTTCTCCATCTTCTTCTGCCTTCCAAGCTATGGAgcccaaaaatcaaaattgaaacgGTTAGTGATAGGAGAGGAAGTAGATTTTGAAGGAAGTAGATTTTGAAGCAAAGAAGGTCgaaaaattttgtgaaatttaTGAACTTTAACAAAGTTCAGTAAGTGGGGTTTCGAGTTTGGGGAGTAGAAGGTGAAGGAGCGAGAGAGCACGGGACTTGCAATGGCGTGTGGAGTGGCGAGCCAAGTCAAGGTTTGGGTTTTGGCCTGTGTTGTGGTAgggataagttaaaaaaaaaaaaaaaaaaaaagcctttgAACTTTACAAGTATTGAAACGATGTCGTCTATAGAATATTTgttgactttttttcttttttccctattttattagaaaaaatctcttttattattattattatgattatttatgtactttattaaaaaaaactgtgtaatactatattcaaattatcatattcatattttttttctgacaagtaattatcatattcatatttaaaagatagtttatattacattaaaaatactataaagtcaacaaatatataaaaaaaaaagaaaaaatagttttatctattatattatatattattatacaaaataaaaaatctttatcattttattagcCAAAAacatctattattattattaaatatttctttttgtgcaatattatatttaaattattacgttgatatatttttttcttaagagCAATTATCATGTtgatatttaaaagataatttatattgcaTTAAGAATACTATAAAGTtagccaataaaaaaataatttacatctaTTGTATATTATTACTgctcaattttcttttattccctctctaactttttttccatttgcttttattttttttagattttttatcttctattttctaaaaacaCACAACTCCTACCAACTCCTTTTCAATTTTTCCCTTCCTCTCATTATTAttacatatgaaaaaatatatttataatttatcatattattatgatattaCATACTATTATCTATGTACTACGTAccgtattaaataatttttgctttaatattatattataattttttatttttttaaataatatgaattaatattttattaatctgttaatacatataaaatatattttatccttcTTAAGATACACATAATTCTCTTCTAAATTTTTCGTTCcaaaactttttttctctagcttttctctctgtctctctttattttagaatatttttatcttctttccTCTTTCGTgtttattcttatatatattctttaaaattagattacaaatatattgttttaaagTAATAGTGATTTTTAGCGGAAGGATGG
Encoded proteins:
- the LOC114396487 gene encoding protein TIC 40, chloroplastic-like, translating into MEKLNLALVSSPKPLMLGHVPAIDATSRDVFRRKHFSFGRVLIAPHRCRFRVSALSSSHRNPKSVQEKLIVKHFASISSSNTQEATSTGVNPQLSPSSTIGSPLFWIGVGVGLSALFSVVASRLKKYAMQQAFKTMMGQMNSQNNQFGNAAFSPGSPFPFPMPTAAGPTAPASSATTQSRAPSASSASQSTITVDIPAAKVEVAPTTNVKDEVEVKNEPKKIAFVDVSPEETVQESPFESFKDDESSSVKEARVPDEVSQNGAPSNQGFGDFPGSQSTKKSVLSVDALEKMMEDPTVQKMVYPYLPEEMRNPTTFKWMLQNPQYRQQLEEMLNNMGGSTEWDSRMMDTLKNFDLNSPEVKQQFDQIGLSPEEVISKIMANPEVAMAFQNPRVQAAIMDCSQNPMNITKYQNDKEVMDVFNKISELFPGVGSP